GCAGCGTCGTTAACTCCTGCATTTCCTTGAGAGCCTGTGCTTGACGTATGGGCTCTGCTTGCATAGAGATGCGAATGAGGCTGATTTTCGTTTCAAGTGAACTGTATACCGAAAAATGATCCAGACGAATCGGTGTCTCTACCTGATACCAGGCTTTAACGATTCGGTCGTAATCCACCCGCGCAGCAGCCCAATCGCCTTTTTGCATGGCAGCCAGACTGCCCTTCGCCATAGGAAGCAGTTTTTCCGCTGCTTTAGCTCCGGCGGGAGCCGGTTGATCTCCTTCGGCAGCAGTCACGAACTCATTGACCGAGCGCGCCAGCACGGATAACGCAGCTTTCGCTGAATCCCCGCCGCCACGGGCAAGCGCCTCTTCCGCATCGGTCAGAGCTTGATCTACAGCCGCGATGTGAGCTGAATCCCCGCCATTTGCTTTGGCGGCTTCCCATAAACCACGGAATTCCTTTAGGTCCTTGGAGGCTTCCGTCCATTGGTCTTGTCCCGCCTCCACCAGTGCTCCGCCGACCACTGGCATCAGCTGATCATTAGATTCAGCTTTAGCATTTGATTGTGCGAAAGCAGCGGACCTGGAGCCGGATATGAAGGGAGTTACTGTCAGCAGCAGAGCCGCCACCAGCACAAACACCCACCCCAAGCTTTTATTGCGCCGATTCATATAAATCCCCTTCCTTGCCTGCTGCTAAAATAACGTATCCCCGATGTAGCCGCCTTGCGACACACCTGGGAAGCAGGCGAACACCGCGCTGCCTTTGTGTACAATGTATTCGTTCAGCTTGTCATTACGTGCAAGCTTCTCCTGAATGTGAACGAACTGCTTGAACAGATCACGCTGGTAGCTGATGAACAGCAGTCCGGCATCGAGCTGTCCTGTTTGTTTGTCTAATCCGCTTGAATAGGAATAAGATCTCCGCAAAATATTAATGCTCCCGTTCCCATGAGCCAATGCCACATGAGAGGTAGGGGGCGTAAGCGGCTTGCCTTCAGGGCTTGTAGCCGCCAGATCCAGCTTGTCAAACTCTTTGCTTTTGCCCAGTGGGGCACCGCTGCTGCGATGGCGTCCAAAGGTATCCTCCTGGTCACCTAATGTTGAACGATCCCACACCTCTACTCGCATACGAATACGGCGTACAGCCATATAGCTGCCGTCGCCCATCCATGCTGGTCCGTCATTGGTCTGTGTCCACACCAGCCGATTCATCTCGTCTGCCTTGGACGTGTCCGGGTTTCCCGTGCCATCTTTGAAGCCGAGCAAATTGCGCGGTGTGCTGCCCGCAGGATCAGCTTGTGCCGTCCGCTGGAAACCTTCCTGCGTCCAACGGAGTACCGCCGTTCCTCTGGCGATACGCGCCAAATTACGCAGGGCATGGAAAGCTACCTGCAAGTCATTGGCACATACCTGCACTCCGATATCACCGCCGCACCATTGCTCATCCAGGGCGTCTCCCTGAAAACGAGGCAACTCACGGAACCCGGCAGGCTTGAGCCCTGCCAGGCCATACCGTCCATCAAAAAAGGAGGGGCCCACCCCAAAAGTGATCGTCGTCCGGGACGGAGATAATCCCGCTGCCTCGCCCGTATCGGAAGGAGGGAGGTTGATATTTTCATTATCGGTGCCAAGCAGCACACCAGAAGTCATTGTAGCACTTGCTTCCGTCCAGGCCTTGAAGAGATTCCGCACCTGTTCCTTGTCGGGGGTTGTTAGATCGAAAGCGGCGAAACAGATAAAATCTTGTGCCGGAGTTACAATTCCCGCCTGATGTTTGCCGTAAAAAGGAACTACATCTTTGGTATCTGCCTCCGTCAACATGCTTTCGAGGCGTTGACTGGCTGACAGCACAGCGCCCACGCCACCGCCGCCAAGCAGTAGACCTAATCCGCCTACCCCGGCCAGCTTCAATAGATCACGGCGTGATACGGATTTACCTTTTCCT
This window of the Paenibacillus polymyxa genome carries:
- the efeB gene encoding iron uptake transporter deferrochelatase/peroxidase subunit, which gives rise to MKGFKRQKGQEKSQYAESRNEQSDLTEKDAQPADDERSGKGKSVSRRDLLKLAGVGGLGLLLGGGGVGAVLSASQRLESMLTEADTKDVVPFYGKHQAGIVTPAQDFICFAAFDLTTPDKEQVRNLFKAWTEASATMTSGVLLGTDNENINLPPSDTGEAAGLSPSRTTITFGVGPSFFDGRYGLAGLKPAGFRELPRFQGDALDEQWCGGDIGVQVCANDLQVAFHALRNLARIARGTAVLRWTQEGFQRTAQADPAGSTPRNLLGFKDGTGNPDTSKADEMNRLVWTQTNDGPAWMGDGSYMAVRRIRMRVEVWDRSTLGDQEDTFGRHRSSGAPLGKSKEFDKLDLAATSPEGKPLTPPTSHVALAHGNGSINILRRSYSYSSGLDKQTGQLDAGLLFISYQRDLFKQFVHIQEKLARNDKLNEYIVHKGSAVFACFPGVSQGGYIGDTLF